In Streptomyces hawaiiensis, one genomic interval encodes:
- a CDS encoding endonuclease VII domain-containing protein, translated as MANQEGVKRCVRCGEDKPYAAFARRRSNLDGLQRHCRDCASDYHRTRQESLGRKVRPKAQVPEGHKLCLKCGEVKPWSEWHRNATASDGLSTRCKACRAAEGRAGHLLRNYGLTEAERDEMVSSQMGLCIICLKAPAAHVDHCHETGKVRGVLCFNCNSAIGKLGDDPDAVRRAAAYLEGIAWKPTLVAPGVYRLPS; from the coding sequence TTGGCAAATCAAGAAGGTGTGAAGCGCTGCGTGCGGTGCGGTGAAGACAAGCCGTACGCGGCCTTCGCTCGCAGGCGGTCCAACCTGGACGGCCTCCAGCGGCACTGTCGGGATTGCGCTTCGGACTATCACCGGACGCGTCAGGAGAGCCTGGGGCGGAAGGTCCGCCCGAAGGCTCAGGTGCCCGAGGGTCACAAGCTCTGCTTGAAGTGCGGCGAGGTGAAGCCGTGGAGCGAATGGCACCGCAACGCAACGGCGTCGGACGGGCTATCGACGCGCTGCAAGGCGTGTAGGGCGGCTGAAGGCCGTGCGGGGCATCTCTTGCGAAACTACGGCCTCACAGAAGCCGAGCGGGACGAGATGGTCTCCTCTCAGATGGGGCTCTGCATCATCTGCCTAAAAGCCCCGGCTGCTCATGTGGATCACTGCCACGAGACGGGTAAGGTCCGTGGCGTACTGTGCTTCAACTGTAATTCGGCCATCGGCAAGTTGGGAGACGATCCCGACGCCGTCCGCCGGGCCGCCGCTTACTTGGAAGGAATCGCGTGGAAGCCAACACTCGTAGCACCGGGCGTCTACCGGCTGCCTTCCTGA
- a CDS encoding ubiquitin-like protein Pup encodes MATKDTGGGQQKATRSTEEVEEQAAETQASEDLKERQEKLSDDVDSVLDEIDDVLEENAEDFVRSFVQKGGQ; translated from the coding sequence ATGGCGACCAAGGACACCGGCGGCGGACAGCAGAAGGCCACCCGGTCCACCGAGGAGGTCGAGGAGCAGGCGGCGGAGACGCAGGCTTCCGAGGACCTCAAGGAGCGTCAGGAGAAGCTGAGCGACGACGTGGACTCGGTTCTGGACGAGATCGACGACGTCTTGGAGGAGAACGCCGAGGACTTCGTGAGGTCATTCGTTCAGAAGGGTGGCCAGTAG
- the pafA gene encoding Pup--protein ligase — MDRRIFGLENEYGVTCTFRGQRRLSPDEVARYLFRRVVSWGRSSNVFLRNGARLYLDVGSHPEYATPECDNVTELVTHDKAGERILEGLLVDAERRLHEEGIAGDVYLFKNNTDSAGNSYGCHENYLVARHGEFSRLADILIPFLVTRQLLCGAGKVLQTPRGAVYCVSQRAEHIWEGVSSATTRSRPIINTRDEPHADAERYRRLHVIVGDSNMSETTMLLKVGATDLVLRMIEAGTVMRDLTLENPIRAIREVSHDITGRRKVRLASGREASALEVQREYYEKAVDFCERRGIRTGTVEQVLELWGRTLDAIEAEDLDRIGTEIDWVMKYKLIERYRAKHNMTMSNPRVAQIDLAYHDIHRRRGLYYLLEKKGQAARICNDLKIFEGKSVPPQTTRARLRGDFIRRAQEQRRDFTVDWVHLKLNDQAQRTVLCKDPFRSVDDRVEKLIAGM; from the coding sequence ATGGACCGCCGCATTTTCGGGCTGGAGAACGAGTACGGCGTCACGTGCACGTTCAGGGGACAGCGCCGCCTGTCTCCTGACGAGGTGGCGCGGTACCTCTTCCGCCGTGTCGTGTCATGGGGCCGCAGCAGCAATGTCTTTCTGCGAAACGGCGCCCGCCTCTATCTCGACGTGGGATCGCATCCGGAATACGCGACACCGGAATGCGACAACGTGACCGAACTGGTCACCCACGACAAAGCAGGCGAGCGCATTCTCGAAGGACTCCTGGTGGACGCCGAACGACGCCTGCACGAGGAGGGAATCGCGGGCGACGTCTACCTCTTCAAGAACAACACCGACTCGGCGGGCAACTCCTACGGCTGCCACGAGAACTATCTGGTCGCCCGGCACGGGGAGTTCTCCCGGCTCGCGGACATTCTCATTCCGTTCCTGGTCACACGGCAGCTGCTGTGCGGTGCCGGCAAGGTGCTGCAGACGCCGCGCGGCGCCGTGTACTGCGTCAGCCAGCGGGCCGAGCACATCTGGGAGGGCGTCTCCTCGGCGACGACCCGCTCCCGGCCCATCATCAACACACGAGACGAGCCGCACGCCGACGCCGAGCGCTACCGCCGCCTGCACGTCATCGTGGGCGACTCCAACATGTCCGAGACGACCATGCTGCTCAAGGTCGGCGCCACCGACCTGGTGCTGCGCATGATCGAGGCGGGCACGGTGATGCGCGACCTCACCCTGGAGAACCCGATCCGGGCGATCCGCGAGGTCAGCCACGACATCACCGGCCGGCGCAAGGTGCGCCTGGCCAGCGGACGCGAGGCCTCCGCCCTGGAGGTGCAGCGCGAGTACTACGAGAAGGCCGTGGACTTCTGCGAGCGCCGGGGCATCCGCACCGGCACCGTCGAGCAGGTCCTGGAGCTGTGGGGCCGCACCCTGGACGCGATCGAGGCCGAGGACCTCGACCGCATCGGCACCGAGATCGACTGGGTCATGAAGTACAAGCTCATCGAGCGGTACCGCGCCAAGCACAACATGACCATGTCGAATCCGCGGGTCGCGCAGATAGACCTCGCCTACCACGACATCCACCGCCGTCGTGGCCTGTACTACCTGCTCGAGAAGAAGGGCCAGGCGGCCCGTATCTGCAACGACTTGAAGATCTTCGAGGGCAAGTCCGTTCCGCCGCAGACCACTCGGGCCCGGCTGCGCGGCGACTTCATCCGGCGGGCCCAGGAACAGCGCCGTGACTTCACGGTCGACTGGGTTCACCTCAAGCTCAATGACCAGGCTCAGCGGACCGTGCTGTGCAAGGACCCGTTCCGTTCCGTGGACGACCGGGTGGAGAAGCTGATCGCCGGAATGTGA
- the prcB gene encoding proteasome subunit beta → MEANTRSTGRLPAAFLTPGSSSFMDFLSEHQPEILPGNRQLPPTQGVIEAPHGTTIVAATFPGGVVLAGDRRATMGNVIAQRDIEKVFPADEYSAVGIAGTAGLAVEMVKLFQLELEHFEKVEGAQLSLEGKANRLSTMIRSNLGMAMQGLAVVPLFAGYDVDRGKGRIFSYDVTGGRSEELNYAATGSGSIFARGAMKKLFRDDLSEAEATTLVIQALYDAADDDSATGGPDVARRIYPIVTVITDDGFRRLTETEASEIARSILERRLEQPDGPRAALL, encoded by the coding sequence GTGGAAGCCAACACTCGTAGCACCGGGCGTCTACCGGCTGCCTTCCTGACGCCAGGGTCCTCCTCCTTCATGGACTTCCTGTCCGAGCACCAGCCGGAGATCCTGCCCGGCAATCGGCAACTGCCTCCCACCCAGGGCGTGATCGAGGCGCCGCACGGGACGACCATCGTCGCGGCGACGTTCCCCGGCGGTGTGGTGCTCGCCGGTGACCGGCGGGCGACCATGGGCAACGTCATCGCGCAGCGGGACATCGAGAAGGTCTTCCCGGCCGACGAGTACTCGGCGGTGGGCATCGCCGGTACGGCGGGCCTGGCCGTGGAGATGGTGAAGCTGTTCCAGCTGGAGCTGGAGCACTTCGAGAAGGTCGAGGGTGCGCAGCTGTCCCTCGAGGGCAAGGCGAACCGGCTGTCGACGATGATCCGCTCCAACCTCGGCATGGCCATGCAGGGCTTGGCCGTGGTGCCGCTGTTCGCGGGGTACGACGTGGACCGCGGCAAGGGCCGCATCTTCTCCTACGACGTCACCGGCGGTCGCTCCGAGGAGCTGAACTACGCGGCCACCGGTTCCGGGTCGATCTTCGCGCGTGGCGCGATGAAGAAGCTCTTCCGGGACGACCTCAGCGAGGCCGAGGCCACCACGCTCGTCATTCAGGCGCTCTACGACGCGGCAGACGACGACTCGGCGACCGGTGGTCCCGATGTCGCCCGCCGGATCTATCCCATCGTCACCGTGATCACCGACGACGGCTTCCGCCGGCTCACCGAGACCGAGGCGTCCGAGATCGCGCGCTCGATTCTCGAGCGGCGGCTGGAGCAGCCCGACGGGCCGCGGGCCGCCCTGCTGTAG
- a CDS encoding MFS transporter, whose protein sequence is MATGYLEILRARHAARLLVGTLVGRLPNATAAIAIVLFVRAEGGTYSLAGALAAVYGVANAVGQPVLGRIVDLRGQPRVQLPAAVLSGLAMAVFAFSGIGSLPLAYAAVAGAGLFTPPLEGGLRALWSSVLKREDQVHTAYAMDAVAQEVMFTVGPLLVTLCVSLWSAQAALLVLNVVGVLGALSVVVSPPSRAWRSAPREAHWLGALRSPGLLALLAAFLFIGMALGSITVASVPYADDHGGDAVYGWLMAALGFGALVGGAVYGARQWAGEPARRLRVLVALLVVCYLPLMLMPDAVPMVALTALAGVFLAPAIACAFVLVDRHAPRGTVTEAFSWLVTTFTVGHSVGTGVAGPVVEAGGALWGFAVPGVAGGVSLLVLTATGRVVAAPGEGAVVAAGSENDPNRAAEPRFSSGDRA, encoded by the coding sequence ATGGCCACGGGATACCTGGAGATCCTTCGGGCGCGACACGCCGCCCGGCTGCTCGTCGGCACGCTCGTGGGCCGGCTGCCCAACGCCACGGCGGCCATCGCGATCGTGTTGTTCGTCCGGGCGGAGGGCGGGACGTACAGCCTGGCGGGGGCCCTGGCGGCCGTCTACGGCGTCGCCAACGCCGTGGGACAGCCCGTGCTGGGCAGGATCGTGGACCTGCGCGGGCAGCCCCGTGTGCAGCTTCCTGCGGCCGTCCTCTCCGGGCTCGCGATGGCCGTCTTCGCCTTCTCCGGGATCGGGTCGCTGCCGCTCGCCTACGCAGCCGTCGCCGGCGCCGGGCTCTTCACGCCGCCCCTGGAGGGCGGGCTGCGGGCCCTGTGGTCCTCGGTCCTGAAGCGGGAGGACCAGGTGCACACGGCGTACGCCATGGACGCCGTGGCCCAGGAGGTGATGTTCACCGTCGGGCCGCTGCTCGTGACGCTGTGCGTGTCCCTGTGGTCGGCCCAGGCCGCGCTGCTCGTGCTGAACGTGGTCGGGGTGCTGGGGGCGCTGTCCGTGGTGGTGTCGCCGCCCTCGCGCGCGTGGCGGTCGGCGCCGCGCGAGGCGCACTGGCTCGGCGCGCTGCGCTCGCCCGGGCTGCTCGCGCTGCTGGCGGCGTTCCTGTTCATCGGGATGGCGCTCGGCTCCATCACGGTCGCCTCGGTGCCCTACGCGGACGACCACGGCGGGGACGCCGTGTACGGCTGGCTGATGGCCGCCCTGGGCTTCGGGGCGCTGGTCGGCGGTGCCGTCTACGGGGCCCGGCAGTGGGCCGGTGAGCCGGCGCGGCGACTGCGGGTGCTGGTGGCCCTTCTGGTGGTGTGTTATCTCCCGCTGATGCTCATGCCGGACGCGGTGCCCATGGTGGCGCTCACCGCGCTCGCCGGGGTCTTCCTCGCGCCCGCCATCGCCTGCGCGTTCGTCCTGGTCGACCGGCATGCCCCGCGCGGCACGGTCACCGAGGCGTTCTCCTGGCTGGTGACGACGTTCACCGTGGGCCACTCGGTCGGAACGGGCGTCGCGGGGCCCGTGGTCGAGGCGGGCGGGGCTCTGTGGGGCTTCGCGGTGCCGGGTGTCGCCGGTGGCGTGTCCTTGCTGGTTTTGACCGCGACAGGACGGGTAGTCGCAGCTCCCGGCGAGGGAGCGGTTGTTGCGGCCGGTTCGGAAAATGATCCAAACCGTGCTGCCGAACCCCGTTTCAGTTCAGGGGATCGGGCGTAA
- the prcA gene encoding proteasome subunit alpha, protein MSTPFYVSPQQAMADRAEYARKGIARGRSLVVLQFADGIVFVGENPSRALHKFSEIYDRIGFAAAGKYNEYENLRIGGVRYADLRGYTYDRDDVTARGLANVYAQTLGTIFSSAAEKPYEVELVVAEVGETPEGDQIYRLPHDGSIVDEHGSVAVGGNAEQISTYLDQRHQEGMTLAEALKLAVQALSRDTNGSEREIPAERLEVAVLDRTRPQKRKFRRITGGQLSRLLDAANGGGTEDAGSEDAE, encoded by the coding sequence GTGTCGACGCCGTTCTATGTCTCACCCCAGCAGGCCATGGCCGACCGGGCGGAGTACGCCCGGAAGGGCATCGCCCGTGGCCGCAGCCTGGTCGTGCTGCAGTTCGCCGACGGCATCGTCTTTGTCGGCGAGAACCCCTCCCGTGCGCTGCACAAGTTCAGCGAGATCTACGACCGGATCGGCTTCGCGGCCGCCGGCAAGTACAACGAGTACGAGAACCTGCGGATCGGCGGCGTGCGCTACGCCGACCTGCGGGGTTACACCTACGACCGGGACGATGTGACGGCCCGGGGCCTGGCGAACGTCTACGCGCAGACGTTGGGCACGATCTTCTCCAGCGCGGCCGAGAAGCCGTACGAGGTGGAGCTTGTCGTCGCGGAGGTCGGGGAGACGCCCGAGGGCGACCAGATCTACCGGCTGCCGCACGACGGCTCCATCGTGGACGAGCACGGCTCGGTCGCGGTGGGCGGCAATGCCGAGCAGATCAGCACCTATCTGGACCAGCGCCACCAGGAGGGCATGACGCTCGCGGAGGCGCTGAAGTTGGCGGTGCAGGCGCTGTCCCGTGACACCAACGGCAGCGAGCGGGAGATTCCCGCGGAGCGGCTGGAGGTGGCGGTGCTGGACCGCACGCGCCCGCAGAAGCGCAAGTTCAGGCGGATCACCGGGGGCCAGCTGTCCCGGCTGCTCGACGCGGCGAACGGTGGCGGTACGGAGGATGCGGGGTCGGAGGACGCCGAGTAG
- a CDS encoding LacI family DNA-binding transcriptional regulator, with product MAAVRESRRRSRPTVARGSTRPTSRDVAQAAGVSQAAVSLVLGDKWRGRVAEATAERVREAARDLGYRPNLAARNLRLGRTRTVLLVVPALTTEFFAGVYTGAARVAAEHGFGVVLYPSPEGIGPARDPFASAQAALDGVIASSMAADALTAIRGEALPLVMLDSDPTGSLGAATVNLDIADGVRQAAEHLLSLGHRRFLHLAADVPSWTFDVRARELAARLSEVAGTSIRTARSPISIKGAVAAAEAGLSAPGVRPTAVICDDDQLAAGTYKAARRLGLRIPDDLSVTGVDDLALATAMDPELTTVRLNAELFGERGMGALLAVLEGRAPEEGDIPVQLVLRGSTAGPS from the coding sequence ATGGCCGCTGTTCGCGAGTCCAGACGAAGGAGCAGGCCGACGGTGGCACGAGGCAGCACCCGCCCCACGAGCCGGGACGTCGCCCAGGCCGCCGGCGTCTCCCAGGCGGCCGTGTCCCTGGTCCTGGGCGACAAGTGGCGCGGCCGCGTCGCGGAAGCGACCGCCGAGCGCGTCCGCGAGGCCGCCCGCGACCTGGGCTACCGACCGAACCTGGCCGCCCGCAACCTGCGCCTGGGCCGCACCCGCACGGTCCTCCTGGTCGTCCCGGCCCTCACCACTGAGTTCTTCGCCGGTGTCTACACGGGCGCCGCCCGCGTCGCCGCCGAGCACGGCTTCGGCGTGGTCCTCTACCCCTCCCCCGAGGGCATCGGCCCCGCCCGCGACCCCTTCGCCTCCGCGCAGGCCGCACTGGACGGCGTGATCGCCTCCTCGATGGCCGCGGACGCGCTGACCGCGATCCGTGGGGAGGCACTCCCCCTGGTGATGCTGGACAGCGACCCCACCGGGAGCCTGGGCGCGGCGACGGTGAACCTGGACATCGCCGACGGCGTCCGCCAGGCCGCGGAGCACCTGCTGTCCCTGGGCCACCGCCGCTTCCTCCATCTGGCAGCGGACGTCCCCTCCTGGACCTTCGACGTACGCGCCCGGGAACTGGCGGCGCGGCTGTCGGAGGTAGCGGGCACGTCGATCCGCACGGCCCGCTCTCCGATCTCCATCAAGGGAGCGGTCGCGGCCGCCGAAGCCGGCCTCTCGGCTCCCGGCGTTCGCCCCACCGCCGTGATCTGCGACGACGACCAGCTCGCCGCCGGCACGTACAAAGCGGCCCGCCGCCTGGGGCTGCGCATCCCGGACGACCTGTCGGTCACGGGCGTCGACGACCTGGCCCTGGCCACGGCCATGGACCCGGAACTGACGACGGTCCGCCTGAACGCGGAGTTGTTCGGGGAGCGGGGCATGGGGGCGCTGTTGGCCGTACTGGAGGGCCGAGCGCCCGAGGAAGGGGACATCCCGGTGCAACTGGTGCTACGAGGCTCCACGGCCGGGCCCAGCTGA